A genomic region of Pseudomonas sp. MPC6 contains the following coding sequences:
- a CDS encoding TetR/AcrR family transcriptional regulator, giving the protein MTFEVPAHGGKPASRIRQKNEETIIKAAEDEFARHGFKGTSMNTIALNAGLPKANLHYYFTNKLGLYVAVLSNIIELWDSTFNTLTAEDDPAEALTRYIRAKMEFSRRQPQASRIFAMEVISGGECLTEYFNQDYRAWFQGRAAVFQAWIDAGKMDPVDPVNLIFLLWGSTQHYADFATQICRVSGRSKLTRQDMEDAGNNLIRIILKGCGLTPTV; this is encoded by the coding sequence ATGACCTTTGAAGTCCCAGCCCACGGTGGCAAACCCGCCAGCCGCATTCGCCAGAAGAATGAAGAGACCATCATCAAAGCTGCCGAAGACGAGTTTGCCCGTCACGGGTTCAAAGGCACGAGCATGAACACCATCGCCCTGAATGCCGGGCTGCCCAAAGCGAACCTGCATTACTACTTCACCAACAAACTCGGTTTGTACGTGGCGGTGCTGAGCAATATCATCGAACTGTGGGACAGCACCTTCAATACCCTGACGGCCGAGGACGATCCGGCTGAAGCGCTGACGCGGTATATCCGCGCCAAGATGGAGTTCTCGCGACGTCAACCTCAAGCCTCGCGGATCTTCGCGATGGAAGTCATCAGCGGGGGCGAATGCCTGACCGAATATTTCAACCAGGACTACCGCGCCTGGTTCCAGGGGCGGGCGGCGGTGTTCCAGGCGTGGATCGACGCGGGCAAGATGGACCCGGTCGACCCGGTCAACCTGATCTTCCTGTTGTGGGGCAGCACCCAGCATTATGCTGACTTCGCCACGCAGATCTGTCGTGTCAGCGGACGCAGCAAGCTGACCCGGCAGGACATGGAAGACGCCGGCAATAACCTGATCCGAATCATTCTCAAGGGCTGCGGCCTGACCCCTACTGTCTAA
- a CDS encoding YigZ family protein, with protein MPFTLSDFCEYREEIRKSRFITLASPIGSPADAQAFIEQHSDLNATHNCWAWKLGDQYRSTDDGEPGGTAGRPILAAIEAQDCDQVAVLVIRWYGGIQLGTGGLARAYGGGANKCLQAAPKIELISRVPVSCACAFAELALVKLRVAEAGGLIVEETFTANGVELQLAVGAARIDTLQSQLADLSRGRILLQH; from the coding sequence ATGCCTTTTACCCTCAGCGACTTCTGTGAATACCGCGAAGAGATTCGCAAAAGCCGCTTCATCACCCTTGCCTCCCCCATCGGCAGCCCGGCTGACGCCCAGGCGTTCATCGAGCAGCACAGCGATTTGAATGCCACGCACAACTGTTGGGCGTGGAAGCTCGGCGATCAATACCGCAGCACCGACGATGGCGAACCTGGCGGCACCGCCGGGCGACCGATTCTGGCGGCGATCGAAGCCCAGGATTGCGATCAGGTCGCAGTGCTGGTGATCCGCTGGTACGGCGGTATCCAACTGGGCACCGGTGGCCTCGCCCGGGCGTATGGCGGCGGTGCCAACAAGTGCCTGCAAGCGGCGCCGAAAATCGAGTTGATCAGTCGGGTGCCGGTGAGTTGTGCCTGTGCGTTTGCCGAGTTGGCACTGGTAAAACTTCGGGTAGCCGAGGCAGGGGGTTTGATTGTGGAGGAAACCTTCACCGCCAATGGTGTCGAGTTGCAACTAGCCGTTGGCGCGGCCCGGATCGACACCCTGCAATCGCAACTGGCTGACCTGAGTCGCGGACGCATTCTGTTGCAGCACTAA
- a CDS encoding SDR family oxidoreductase produces the protein MSTAKTALIIGASRGLGLGLVKTLLADGWQVTATVRNPQNAEALQALGAVRIEKLDMDDQQAVIALSQRLKNEVFDLLFVNAGVKGPDVQTPGGATLAEVGQLFFTNAVAPINLAQRFSAQIRPETGVLAFMSSVLGSVTMPDAPELALYKASKAALNSMTNSFVTQLGEQKLTVLSLHPGWVKTDMGGEGADIDVQTSTRGLVDQVNAYTGKGGHHFVNYRGETIPW, from the coding sequence ATGTCTACGGCAAAAACCGCACTCATCATCGGTGCCTCCCGGGGCCTGGGCCTCGGTCTGGTGAAAACCCTGCTGGCGGATGGCTGGCAAGTCACCGCCACCGTGCGCAACCCACAGAACGCCGAAGCCTTGCAGGCGTTGGGCGCGGTGCGGATCGAAAAACTCGACATGGACGATCAGCAGGCGGTGATCGCCCTGAGCCAACGACTCAAGAACGAAGTGTTCGACCTGTTGTTCGTCAATGCCGGGGTCAAGGGGCCGGACGTTCAAACACCGGGTGGCGCGACGCTGGCCGAAGTCGGCCAGCTGTTCTTCACCAATGCGGTGGCCCCGATCAATCTGGCACAGCGCTTTTCCGCGCAGATCCGTCCAGAGACCGGCGTGCTGGCATTCATGAGTTCGGTGCTGGGCAGCGTGACCATGCCCGACGCGCCGGAACTGGCGTTGTACAAGGCCAGCAAGGCGGCGCTGAACTCCATGACCAACAGTTTCGTGACGCAGCTGGGCGAGCAGAAACTCACGGTGTTGTCGCTGCATCCGGGCTGGGTGAAAACCGATATGGGCGGTGAAGGTGCGGATATCGATGTGCAAACCAGTACTCGCGGGTTGGTTGATCAGGTCAACGCGTACACCGGCAAGGGCGGGCATCATTTTGTGAATTACCGGGGTGAAACCATTCCCTGGTAA
- a CDS encoding 8-oxoguanine deaminase gives MPATRTWLKNPLAIFTANDLDARGGLVLQDGLIVEVLAAGQQPSIPCGQVFDAREHVILPGLINTHHHFYQTLTRAWAPVVNQPLFPWLKTLYPVWARLTPEKLALASKVALAELLLSGCTTAADHHYLFPQGLENAIDVQVESVRELGMRAMLTRGSMSLGEKDGGLPPQQTVQEGEVILADSQRLIAEYHERGDGAQIQIALAPCSPFSVTPQIMSASAELANKLDVRLHTHLAETLDEEDFCLQRFGLRTVDYLDSVGWLGPRTWLAHGIHFNPDEIARLGAAGTGICHCPSSNMRLASGICPTLDLTAAGALLGLGVDGSASNDASNMMLETRQALYIQRLRYGAEKITPQLVLGWATKGSAQLLGRTDIGELAVGKQADLALFKLDELRFSGSHDPVSALLLCGADRADRVMVGGKWRVIDGQVEGLDLKGLIADHSQAARQLIAGV, from the coding sequence ATGCCTGCGACCCGTACCTGGTTAAAAAACCCCCTCGCGATTTTCACGGCCAACGACCTCGATGCCCGTGGCGGCCTGGTGCTGCAAGACGGTTTGATCGTCGAAGTGCTCGCTGCCGGCCAGCAGCCTTCCATACCCTGTGGACAAGTCTTCGATGCCCGCGAGCATGTGATCCTGCCGGGGCTGATCAACACCCATCACCACTTCTATCAGACCCTGACCCGCGCCTGGGCGCCGGTGGTCAATCAGCCGTTGTTCCCGTGGCTGAAAACCCTGTACCCGGTCTGGGCCCGCCTCACCCCTGAAAAACTCGCCCTCGCCAGTAAAGTCGCGTTGGCCGAGCTGCTGCTGTCCGGCTGCACTACCGCTGCCGATCACCATTACCTGTTCCCGCAAGGCCTGGAAAATGCAATCGACGTGCAAGTCGAGAGCGTTCGCGAACTGGGCATGCGCGCCATGCTCACTCGCGGTTCGATGAGCCTCGGCGAAAAGGACGGCGGCCTGCCACCGCAGCAGACCGTGCAGGAAGGCGAAGTGATCCTGGCCGACAGCCAACGCCTGATCGCCGAGTACCACGAACGGGGTGACGGCGCACAGATCCAGATCGCGCTCGCGCCCTGTTCGCCGTTTTCGGTGACCCCGCAAATCATGTCGGCCAGTGCCGAACTGGCCAATAAACTCGATGTGCGCCTGCACACCCACCTGGCGGAAACCCTCGATGAAGAAGACTTCTGCCTGCAGCGTTTCGGCCTGCGCACCGTGGATTACCTGGACAGCGTCGGCTGGCTCGGCCCGCGCACCTGGCTGGCGCACGGTATCCATTTCAACCCGGATGAAATCGCCCGTCTCGGCGCGGCGGGCACCGGAATTTGCCATTGCCCGAGTTCGAACATGCGCCTGGCTTCCGGTATCTGCCCGACCCTGGACCTGACCGCCGCCGGCGCCTTGCTCGGCCTGGGCGTGGACGGTTCGGCCTCCAACGATGCCTCGAACATGATGCTCGAAACCCGTCAGGCGCTGTACATCCAGCGGCTGCGTTACGGCGCGGAAAAGATCACCCCGCAATTGGTGCTGGGATGGGCCACCAAGGGCTCCGCGCAATTGCTCGGGCGCACGGACATCGGTGAATTGGCGGTAGGCAAGCAGGCGGATCTGGCGCTGTTCAAGCTCGATGAACTGCGCTTCTCCGGCAGTCATGATCCGGTGTCTGCGTTGTTGCTGTGCGGCGCGGATCGGGCGGATCGGGTGATGGTGGGCGGCAAGTGGCGGGTGATCGATGGGCAGGTTGAAGGGCTGGATTTGAAGGGGTTGATTGCGGATCACAGCCAGGCGGCTCGGCAGTTGATAGCCGGCGTCTGA